In Nocardioides dokdonensis FR1436, the following are encoded in one genomic region:
- a CDS encoding TetR/AcrR family transcriptional regulator: protein MDLGAVLGRAFGGGESGVPDDATATKILDAAVAACAAHGISAVTIDGVARRAGVNRVTVYRRFGDRDALLQAMTLREGERMAQGIMAALAGLADPVEQLVEGFAAALRLAEAHPVIRRTAEHEPQDLIAAGLADDAALLRMGSAFAAAGVRRLQADGRATHLDADAVGETMARLFASFVLLPAQHAIDVRTQDGARAYARRTLVPLLLG from the coding sequence GTGGATCTGGGAGCAGTGCTGGGACGGGCCTTCGGGGGCGGGGAGAGCGGGGTGCCCGACGACGCGACGGCGACGAAGATCCTCGACGCGGCGGTGGCCGCCTGCGCCGCGCACGGGATCAGCGCGGTGACGATCGACGGGGTCGCACGCCGGGCGGGCGTCAACCGGGTCACGGTCTACCGGAGGTTCGGTGACCGCGACGCGCTGCTGCAGGCGATGACGCTGCGCGAGGGGGAGCGGATGGCGCAGGGGATCATGGCCGCTCTTGCGGGCCTCGCCGACCCGGTCGAGCAGCTGGTCGAGGGGTTCGCGGCCGCGCTGCGGCTGGCCGAGGCGCACCCGGTGATCCGCCGCACCGCCGAGCACGAGCCGCAGGACCTGATCGCGGCCGGGCTGGCCGACGACGCGGCGCTGCTGAGGATGGGCAGCGCGTTCGCCGCGGCCGGCGTACGCCGCCTGCAGGCCGACGGTCGCGCCACCCACCTCGACGCCGACGCGGTGGGGGAGACGATGGCGCGGCTCTTCGCCTCCTTCGTGCTGCTGCCGGCACAGCACGCCATCGACGTGCGCACGCAGGACGGGGCGCGTGCCTACGCGCGGCGCACGCTGGTCCCGCTGCTGCTCGGGTAG
- a CDS encoding oxygenase MpaB family protein, translating to MTRIEHQPLDHGIFGPGSVTWKVYRCPTSMTVGFARTALTEMFDPLVVASVAGTGSLRERASDRYDRTLEYAGALVLGDSATAARMADTLMRIHSRVGGTDPVTGQDYDPNDPAGQLWIHLTQWQSVLHVYERFGPGPLSEDEDRQYWAECAIAAKFQTIDPADVPRDREEMRAYYERVRPSLVVSDVAVEHALLVLEGGNIASRLPGRLRVLSPLVHRVLRRATIATLPGWMREAIGTRQGPVVDAVVTAVVRPALRLAARRPQALARVLAEASPRAYPVLAPAVLDIEPERAGTVTVEEAFRRLGRPLPREQHLAADTDPRRRLAQVAGVTLPGR from the coding sequence ATGACGCGCATCGAGCACCAGCCCCTCGACCACGGCATCTTCGGCCCCGGTTCGGTGACCTGGAAGGTCTACCGCTGCCCGACCTCGATGACGGTCGGCTTCGCCCGCACCGCGCTGACCGAGATGTTCGACCCGCTGGTCGTGGCCTCGGTGGCCGGCACCGGCTCGCTGCGCGAGCGCGCCTCCGACCGCTACGACCGCACCCTGGAGTACGCCGGCGCCCTGGTGCTCGGCGACAGCGCCACGGCCGCCCGGATGGCCGACACGTTGATGCGCATCCACTCGCGGGTGGGCGGCACCGACCCGGTCACCGGCCAGGACTACGACCCCAACGATCCGGCCGGCCAGCTGTGGATCCACCTGACCCAGTGGCAGTCGGTGCTGCACGTCTACGAGCGCTTCGGCCCCGGCCCGCTGAGCGAGGACGAGGATCGCCAGTACTGGGCCGAGTGCGCGATCGCCGCGAAGTTCCAGACGATCGACCCCGCCGACGTGCCGCGCGACCGCGAGGAGATGCGCGCCTACTACGAGCGGGTGCGTCCCTCGCTGGTCGTCAGCGACGTCGCGGTCGAGCATGCGCTGCTGGTCCTCGAGGGCGGCAACATCGCGAGCCGGCTCCCGGGCCGGCTGAGGGTGCTGAGCCCCCTGGTCCACAGGGTGCTGCGCCGGGCCACGATCGCGACGCTGCCGGGCTGGATGCGTGAGGCGATCGGCACCCGTCAGGGCCCGGTCGTCGACGCCGTGGTCACCGCCGTGGTCCGGCCCGCGCTGCGCCTGGCCGCCCGTCGACCGCAAGCGCTGGCGCGGGTGCTCGCCGAGGCCTCTCCTCGTGCCTACCCCGTGCTCGCGCCCGCGGTCCTCGACATCGAGCCCGAGCGGGCCGGGACCGTGACGGTCGAGGAGGCGTTCCGTCGTCTCGGGCGGCCACTGCCGCGGGAGCAGCACCTGGCCGCGGACACCGACCCGCGCCGCCGGCTCGCGCAGGTCGCTGGGGTCACTCTCCCCGGCCGGTGA
- a CDS encoding helix-turn-helix transcriptional regulator, which produces MLVGRESERRTIATVLAAARVADSRALVLAGEAGIGKTALLQEARSLAGEMRVLSAQGVDSERYVPFAGLLQVLRPVLGLLEDIPAAQRTALASALALGPVPDQEPSRFAVGAATLSLVARAAEDRPLLLLVDDAHLLDAPSAEALVFAARRMLSDAVAVLVAVRPDEPGARVLDSLPVLLVPGLDMAAAGSLLATAGDPVARERLQRLHQVTAGNPLALLELCDQLERLDDLPPSAPVPVPEQVTRSFLRRVSGLPRAARTTLTVAAADPSSLRTVLMAARRIGVRDPTLASAQDAGLVTLAGDAIEFRHPLVQAAVYADAEPALRREVHRALAHVVDPTDVHRLTWHLSEGAAGPDEETAALLERVASEAAARSAHTIAMHAYERAAVLSLDPGLVPRRLASAGEAAWLGGRTDRATELLGEALSARPAPLLRAHVQELQGAVQLRAGSVDLALQILTRAAIAVAPLEPERAVRINADVVHAAFYLMDPGAAMEACRRIDRLLAGDISPATRLLGRSASGMAMVLAGAGAAGVDRLREAAYRLVVPDPPAAERFRLPLRLQGALWLRGTGPEREVVADTLESMREDAAVALLPYLLMQVARDAATSDRWDVAESSYHEAARLAQEIGLTTDFAVSVAGLAIVEARRGRAGAVAEHVEAAGELAARNGVRLATVWLAFAQGDLAAGSGDLESAAEHYTGLEELLAATGLSDPDQSCAPELVECLVHLRRGPQAVEVAAGFASRAAAKGQSWSLARSARAAALCADDPEPDYREALELHAETPDGYEAARTRLAYGAWLRRARRRVDARPLLVSALETFDRLDATPWADRAARELAATGETVQRDGAGTRVELTPQERQIALLLAQGRTTRQAAAGLFLSPKTVEYHLRHVYLKLGISSRAELAERFTGRGE; this is translated from the coding sequence GTGCTGGTCGGACGCGAGTCCGAACGACGGACTATCGCCACCGTGCTCGCCGCTGCGCGAGTGGCCGACAGCCGCGCCCTGGTGCTCGCCGGCGAGGCCGGGATCGGCAAGACCGCGCTGCTGCAGGAGGCCCGCTCGCTGGCCGGGGAGATGCGCGTGCTGAGCGCCCAGGGCGTCGACTCCGAGCGCTACGTCCCGTTCGCCGGGCTGCTCCAGGTGCTGCGTCCCGTGCTCGGCCTGCTCGAGGACATCCCCGCCGCCCAGCGCACCGCCCTCGCCTCGGCGCTCGCGCTGGGACCGGTGCCGGACCAGGAGCCGAGCCGGTTCGCCGTCGGCGCAGCCACGCTGAGCCTGGTGGCCCGAGCCGCCGAGGACCGACCCCTGCTGCTGCTGGTCGACGACGCCCACCTGCTGGACGCGCCGTCGGCCGAGGCGCTGGTCTTCGCTGCCCGCCGGATGCTCTCCGACGCGGTCGCGGTGCTCGTCGCCGTCCGTCCCGACGAACCAGGTGCCCGGGTGCTCGACTCCCTGCCCGTCCTGCTGGTGCCGGGGCTCGACATGGCAGCGGCCGGGTCCCTGCTGGCCACGGCCGGGGACCCCGTGGCGAGGGAGCGGCTGCAGCGGCTGCACCAGGTCACTGCCGGCAACCCGTTGGCGCTGCTCGAGCTGTGCGACCAGCTGGAGCGCCTCGACGACCTGCCCCCCTCGGCACCCGTCCCGGTCCCCGAGCAGGTGACCCGGTCCTTCCTGCGCCGGGTCAGCGGGCTCCCCCGGGCGGCCCGGACCACGCTGACGGTGGCCGCCGCGGACCCCAGCAGCCTGCGCACGGTGCTGATGGCCGCGCGGCGGATCGGGGTGCGGGACCCGACCCTGGCCTCGGCCCAGGACGCCGGGCTCGTCACGCTGGCAGGCGACGCGATCGAGTTCCGCCATCCCCTCGTGCAGGCCGCGGTGTACGCCGATGCTGAGCCTGCGCTGCGCCGGGAGGTGCACCGCGCCCTGGCCCACGTCGTGGACCCCACCGACGTGCACCGCCTGACCTGGCACCTCTCGGAGGGCGCAGCGGGGCCGGACGAGGAGACCGCTGCGCTGCTCGAGCGGGTGGCCTCGGAGGCCGCCGCACGCAGTGCCCACACGATCGCGATGCACGCCTACGAACGAGCCGCGGTGCTCTCGCTCGATCCTGGGCTGGTGCCCCGGCGACTGGCGAGCGCCGGCGAGGCGGCGTGGCTGGGGGGACGCACCGACCGGGCCACCGAGCTCCTCGGCGAGGCGCTCAGCGCTCGGCCGGCGCCGCTGCTGCGCGCCCACGTGCAGGAGCTGCAGGGCGCGGTCCAGCTGCGCGCCGGCTCCGTGGACCTGGCGCTGCAGATCCTCACGCGCGCGGCCATCGCGGTCGCCCCGCTCGAGCCGGAGCGGGCGGTCCGGATCAACGCCGACGTCGTGCACGCGGCCTTCTACCTGATGGACCCCGGTGCTGCGATGGAGGCGTGTCGTCGCATCGACCGGCTGCTGGCCGGTGACATCTCCCCGGCGACCCGGCTGCTGGGCAGGTCGGCGTCCGGGATGGCGATGGTCCTCGCGGGCGCCGGCGCTGCGGGCGTGGACCGGCTGCGCGAGGCGGCGTACCGGCTGGTGGTGCCGGACCCTCCGGCCGCCGAGCGCTTCCGCCTGCCGCTGCGGCTGCAGGGCGCGCTGTGGTTGCGAGGCACCGGACCGGAGCGCGAGGTGGTGGCCGACACGTTGGAGTCGATGCGCGAGGACGCCGCCGTCGCGCTGCTGCCCTACCTGTTGATGCAGGTGGCCCGCGACGCCGCCACCAGCGACCGCTGGGACGTGGCCGAATCGAGCTACCACGAGGCCGCGAGGCTGGCCCAGGAGATCGGTCTGACCACGGACTTCGCGGTGTCCGTGGCCGGGCTCGCCATCGTCGAGGCCCGCCGCGGACGCGCCGGTGCCGTGGCCGAGCACGTCGAGGCGGCCGGAGAGCTGGCTGCGCGGAACGGGGTGCGGCTGGCCACCGTCTGGCTGGCCTTCGCCCAGGGGGACCTGGCGGCCGGGTCCGGGGACCTGGAGTCAGCGGCCGAGCACTACACGGGGCTCGAGGAGCTGCTGGCCGCGACCGGCCTGAGCGACCCCGACCAGTCCTGCGCCCCGGAGCTGGTCGAGTGCCTGGTGCACCTGCGACGTGGACCGCAGGCGGTGGAGGTGGCCGCCGGCTTCGCCTCCCGGGCAGCGGCCAAGGGACAGTCCTGGTCGCTGGCCCGCTCCGCCCGAGCCGCCGCACTGTGCGCCGACGACCCGGAGCCGGACTACCGCGAGGCGCTCGAGCTGCACGCCGAGACCCCGGACGGCTACGAGGCGGCGCGCACCAGGCTGGCGTACGGCGCCTGGTTGCGGCGCGCGCGCCGGCGGGTCGACGCCCGGCCGCTGCTGGTCTCGGCCCTGGAGACCTTCGACCGTCTCGACGCGACGCCGTGGGCCGACCGTGCGGCCCGGGAGCTGGCCGCCACCGGTGAGACGGTGCAGCGCGACGGCGCCGGCACCCGGGTGGAGCTCACGCCCCAGGAGCGCCAGATCGCGCTGCTCCTGGCCCAGGGGCGCACCACGCGCCAGGCGGCGGCGGGGCTGTTCCTCAGCCCGAAGACGGTGGAGTACCACCTGCGCCACGTCTACCTGAAGCTGGGCATCAGCTCGCGGGCCGAGCTCGCCGAGCGGTTCACCGGCCGGGGAGAGTGA
- a CDS encoding class I SAM-dependent methyltransferase, whose protein sequence is MTDLKHPPTPAIDMDKLMGFVFRAVDEVGASLNTGLVVMGDKLGYYRAMKDGATTARDLAVATDTGEPYAREWLNAQAAGGIVDYDPATGAYTLPPEYAVAMTDETSPAFLPGLFQIALGTLQDSDRIVEKARSGAGLGWHEHNHDVHEGCERFFAPSYNAYLVSAWLPALDGVVARLERGARVIDIGCGHGASTIIMAKAFPRSTFLGTDYHEASITEARRRAEDAGVEDQVTFEVASAEGLNGSGYDLATTFDALHDMGDPVGAARAVRAALADDGTWMVVEPMSGDHVEENFNPVGRAYYGFSTLLCTPASLSQEVGLAIGTQAGPAKIRDVVTTGGFTRCERVAQTPFNQVLEIRP, encoded by the coding sequence GTGACCGATCTCAAGCACCCCCCGACCCCCGCCATCGACATGGACAAGCTGATGGGCTTCGTCTTCCGTGCCGTCGACGAGGTGGGCGCCAGCCTCAACACCGGCCTCGTCGTCATGGGCGACAAGCTCGGCTACTACCGCGCGATGAAGGATGGGGCGACCACCGCCCGCGACCTGGCCGTGGCCACCGACACCGGCGAGCCCTACGCCCGGGAGTGGCTCAACGCCCAGGCAGCCGGCGGGATCGTCGACTACGACCCGGCCACCGGCGCGTACACGCTGCCGCCCGAGTACGCCGTGGCGATGACGGACGAGACCAGCCCCGCCTTCCTGCCCGGGCTCTTCCAGATCGCGCTCGGCACCCTGCAGGACAGCGACCGCATCGTGGAGAAGGCGCGCAGCGGTGCCGGTCTTGGCTGGCACGAGCACAACCACGACGTGCACGAGGGCTGTGAGCGGTTCTTCGCGCCCTCCTACAACGCCTACCTGGTCAGCGCCTGGTTGCCGGCGCTGGACGGTGTCGTCGCCAGGCTCGAGCGCGGCGCGCGTGTTATCGACATCGGCTGCGGCCACGGTGCCTCGACGATCATCATGGCGAAGGCCTTCCCGCGCTCGACGTTCCTCGGCACCGACTACCACGAGGCGTCGATCACCGAGGCACGCCGGCGGGCCGAGGACGCCGGCGTCGAGGACCAGGTCACCTTCGAGGTGGCCTCGGCCGAGGGCCTGAACGGCAGCGGCTACGACCTGGCGACGACCTTCGACGCCCTCCACGACATGGGCGACCCGGTGGGTGCGGCTCGGGCGGTCCGGGCGGCGCTCGCCGACGACGGCACCTGGATGGTGGTGGAGCCGATGTCGGGCGACCACGTCGAGGAGAACTTCAACCCGGTCGGGCGCGCGTACTACGGGTTCTCGACCCTGCTGTGCACCCCGGCCTCGCTGTCGCAGGAGGTCGGGCTGGCGATCGGCACCCAGGCGGGTCCCGCGAAGATCCGCGACGTCGTGACGACCGGCGGGTTCACCCGCTGCGAGCGGGTGGCGCAGACCCCGTTCAACCAGGTGCTGGAGATCCGGCCGTGA